From one Lysinibacillus sp. G4S2 genomic stretch:
- a CDS encoding S-layer homology domain-containing protein, with protein MKKTLLAGALGIACFTGGFGLQANAQENVDLANVIHPKQVVAAATQVQAMSYQDIYKTLLLSKLNYDDKEMTLVCTKDSITVKISLQGLMKYSEMSAEEQKEFKEVFGDSMQMKFSPSGNSFKAEMFAQGRWQTLTDAELNDFIASISEDSIDLKPGGYFTDTIGHWAESYIQLLYQADIIKGTSATTFNPNGQVTRGQLASMIFRAGGLDVKEDYEGPATYKDLGKYPGAKEVAILEDYGLIGIFDGANFEPYKPVTREEMAYVTASLLESMEFDVAKANKNNTFADKNQMRKETVESIGLLQQLGVVDGASGKFNPKGNLTRAQFSKILSLTLLAAADEE; from the coding sequence ATGAAAAAGACATTATTAGCTGGCGCACTTGGTATTGCATGTTTTACAGGAGGTTTTGGATTACAAGCAAATGCTCAAGAAAATGTAGACCTTGCTAACGTTATCCACCCTAAGCAGGTAGTTGCAGCAGCTACTCAAGTGCAAGCAATGAGCTACCAAGATATTTACAAAACACTTTTACTTTCTAAGTTAAACTATGACGATAAAGAAATGACTTTAGTATGTACAAAGGATAGTATTACAGTAAAAATATCTTTACAAGGGCTTATGAAATACTCTGAAATGAGTGCAGAGGAGCAAAAAGAGTTTAAAGAGGTTTTCGGTGACTCTATGCAAATGAAATTCTCTCCATCTGGAAATTCATTCAAAGCAGAAATGTTTGCACAAGGAAGATGGCAAACTTTAACTGATGCAGAATTGAATGATTTTATAGCATCGATTAGTGAGGATTCTATAGACTTAAAACCAGGCGGTTACTTCACAGACACTATTGGACATTGGGCTGAGAGCTATATCCAATTACTTTACCAAGCTGACATTATTAAAGGAACATCGGCTACAACATTTAATCCAAATGGACAAGTAACACGCGGACAATTAGCTTCTATGATTTTCCGTGCTGGTGGATTAGATGTGAAAGAAGATTACGAAGGCCCTGCTACATATAAGGATTTAGGGAAATACCCAGGTGCTAAGGAAGTAGCGATTTTAGAGGATTATGGCTTAATCGGTATTTTTGATGGTGCTAATTTTGAGCCATATAAACCTGTAACACGTGAGGAAATGGCCTATGTAACAGCAAGTTTATTAGAGTCAATGGAATTTGATGTGGCTAAGGCTAACAAAAATAACACATTTGCAGACAAAAACCAAATGCGTAAGGAAACTGTAGAATCAATCGGTTTATTACAACAATTAGGTGTTGTTGACGGAGCAAGTGGTAAATTTAATCCAAAAGGTAATCTTACACGTGCACAATTCTCTAAAATTTTATCACTTACATTATTAGCAGCAGCTGATGAAGAATAA
- a CDS encoding M15 family metallopeptidase, which yields MSTNITTTCRDLAQLLPASQLACRLLFQECYKVGIRNIFITETYRSQERQNYLYAQGRTRPGQIVTWTLKSNHSSRLAWDIAVGPPKTLYDVATLNKVGAIARKLGITWGGNWIGSIDRPHFEVKPSWKMPVGYKLKGQVIVPSSSKMTVQLIVEDKKEDNKVTQAWNPASPAMRTATEQYLAQAIKEGIIQSSHLQDLQNNVMTTDRLLGLYITIQQRRGN from the coding sequence ATGAGTACAAATATAACAACAACATGCCGAGATTTGGCACAATTATTACCAGCTTCGCAATTAGCATGCCGATTATTGTTCCAAGAATGCTATAAGGTAGGCATTCGTAACATTTTCATTACCGAAACATATCGCTCACAGGAGAGGCAAAATTATTTATATGCCCAAGGGCGTACTCGACCAGGGCAGATTGTTACTTGGACACTCAAAAGCAACCATAGCAGTCGTTTAGCTTGGGATATTGCCGTTGGTCCTCCAAAAACGCTTTATGATGTAGCTACACTCAATAAAGTGGGTGCTATTGCTCGTAAACTTGGTATTACATGGGGCGGTAATTGGATAGGTAGCATTGACCGACCGCATTTTGAAGTTAAACCATCTTGGAAGATGCCAGTTGGTTATAAGTTAAAAGGACAGGTAATCGTTCCTAGCAGTAGCAAAATGACAGTACAACTCATTGTAGAAGACAAGAAGGAGGACAACAAAGTGACACAAGCATGGAATCCTGCATCACCAGCAATGCGCACAGCAACAGAGCAATACCTAGCGCAAGCAATTAAAGAAGGAATTATTCAGAGTTCGCATTTACAAGATTTACAAAATAATGTGATGACAACTGACCGATTATTAGGTCTGTATATTACAATCCAACAACGACGTGGAAACTAG
- a CDS encoding phage holin family protein yields the protein MEKWIATWSGFMGALISYLVNGLGMAVTVLIGFMAIDYITGILSGIANHNLNSRIGVNGIIRKIYYLMLVGSVYLLALVIPGIEYAGDGAAIAFCVLEFISITENGTKMGLPTPNVIKNILAIVKDTTDEGGNK from the coding sequence GTGGAAAAATGGATAGCAACTTGGAGTGGTTTTATGGGAGCGCTTATTTCTTATTTGGTGAATGGTCTAGGCATGGCAGTAACAGTTTTAATAGGATTTATGGCAATTGATTATATAACTGGCATTTTGTCTGGTATTGCTAATCATAATTTAAATAGCCGTATTGGTGTGAATGGTATTATTCGAAAAATTTATTATCTGATGTTGGTTGGATCGGTTTATTTACTCGCTTTAGTAATACCAGGGATTGAATATGCAGGTGATGGAGCAGCCATTGCTTTTTGTGTTCTAGAGTTTATTTCAATAACAGAAAATGGCACAAAGATGGGGTTACCCACACCAAATGTCATTAAAAATATTTTAGCGATTGTCAAAGATACAACGGATGAGGGGGGCAATAAATGA
- a CDS encoding phage tail protein yields MLIVSNGTHTEPILETNYEKVEELNGALRISFNSFLHEKNPGHLLLDFETIIEDEDGHEYVVKDFGGDTFSKKATAVHRYFSLADEFKYDVYGGTRTFDDFMSFVLAGTGWTFINVDVDGYQLLPNFGEANPIVLIEQLCSVFNCERQILPGKVLRFANKIGVDNDIQFRYRHNIETLSYSVNTTNLKTQIRGYGAEGIDITYTSPLANSPRIGIRIAEPIHDEKIESVEEMTTHLASELPAAPETNIKVKVTTVDGNVGDMVWLIHEDLELEYQTRILSKKTKREYSNSEVEVGNTQAKSIVDALLNQHATINANDKRYRSKFEQTNDRIDIEVEEIGVSIAAINVRADKITQSVTDLNNNLSSRITQTAAEIRSEVSAQVVLINNNIQTVRNDVSVVSQTASQIQSTVTSQQTQISGLGTRVSTAESKITQQANQIESKVSVTDFTGNTVVSKINQTATTISIHASKINLIGAVNVLSDITGNLGTITSGNIDIYQDIRLGNNLYLNGSGTRGLFFDRFGGSGKIYSNGNDMTVYSDALILSAMYSTVFQGGVDFTEATSIVGVARGHTPGIGIAYNGSSEAPRLYVRINGNNVGYIPLS; encoded by the coding sequence TTGCTCATTGTATCGAATGGGACACATACCGAACCTATCTTAGAAACAAATTATGAAAAAGTTGAAGAGTTGAATGGAGCATTACGTATCTCCTTTAACTCTTTTTTACATGAAAAAAATCCAGGGCATTTGTTGTTAGATTTTGAAACAATTATCGAAGATGAGGATGGTCATGAGTATGTGGTTAAAGATTTTGGTGGGGACACATTTTCTAAAAAGGCCACTGCTGTCCATAGATATTTTTCTTTAGCTGACGAATTTAAATACGATGTTTACGGAGGGACAAGAACATTTGATGATTTTATGTCATTTGTCCTTGCTGGGACAGGATGGACTTTTATCAATGTAGATGTAGATGGTTATCAATTGTTGCCGAATTTCGGGGAAGCCAATCCAATCGTCCTAATTGAACAATTATGCAGTGTGTTTAATTGTGAGCGTCAGATACTGCCTGGTAAAGTTCTTCGTTTTGCTAATAAAATCGGTGTAGATAATGATATACAATTCCGTTATCGTCATAATATTGAAACCCTATCATACAGCGTAAATACTACAAATTTAAAAACGCAAATTAGAGGCTATGGTGCAGAGGGAATAGATATTACTTATACTTCGCCATTAGCCAATTCACCTAGAATCGGAATCCGCATTGCGGAACCTATTCATGACGAAAAGATAGAATCTGTTGAAGAAATGACAACACATTTAGCTAGTGAGCTACCGGCAGCGCCTGAGACAAATATTAAAGTTAAGGTAACTACTGTAGATGGTAATGTGGGAGACATGGTGTGGCTTATACATGAGGATCTTGAACTCGAATATCAAACACGTATATTAAGTAAAAAGACAAAACGAGAATATAGTAATTCAGAGGTTGAGGTTGGGAATACACAAGCGAAAAGTATTGTAGATGCCCTGCTAAATCAACATGCTACTATTAATGCTAACGATAAACGCTATCGTTCGAAGTTTGAACAAACTAATGATCGAATTGATATAGAAGTTGAAGAAATTGGCGTATCGATTGCCGCCATTAATGTTCGTGCAGACAAAATCACTCAAAGTGTCACAGACTTAAATAACAATTTAAGTAGCCGTATAACTCAAACGGCTGCAGAAATACGTAGTGAAGTATCGGCTCAAGTCGTTTTGATCAATAACAATATTCAAACTGTTCGAAATGATGTATCAGTTGTATCACAAACAGCCTCTCAAATACAATCAACTGTCACAAGTCAGCAGACACAAATCAGTGGTTTGGGTACACGAGTTAGCACCGCTGAGAGTAAAATTACACAACAAGCTAATCAGATTGAGTCAAAAGTAAGTGTGACAGATTTCACAGGTAACACTGTAGTTTCAAAGATTAATCAAACAGCAACTACTATTAGTATTCATGCTTCAAAGATTAACCTTATCGGTGCTGTAAATGTGTTATCTGATATTACTGGTAACCTTGGCACTATTACTTCAGGTAATATTGATATTTATCAAGATATTAGATTGGGAAATAATCTATATTTAAACGGTTCTGGTACTAGGGGATTATTTTTTGATCGTTTCGGTGGTTCGGGAAAAATTTACTCAAATGGGAATGATATGACTGTTTATTCAGATGCTTTAATCCTAAGCGCAATGTATTCAACTGTTTTTCAAGGGGGAGTTGATTTTACCGAAGCAACTTCTATCGTAGGGGTAGCTAGAGGACACACACCAGGTATTGGAATTGCTTATAATGGTAGCTCTGAAGCACCTAGACTTTATGTACGAATAAATGGAAATAACGTAGGTTATATTCCATTAAGCTAA
- a CDS encoding distal tail protein Dit → MKMILKDGRELLMSDYSLKLLKYYIPSVSIEHQSSEVDGSDGAIFTSTRFSGRTITAKFMYKAFDYHDFKLFIADINMLFARKEYFYIIFDAEPGKRWKVRLANSYQPNELLRKVGELEIQFICENIYAESVPTTLDLKEWDIDKWAWGMGLDWDEDIAYSFNTNHFTIKNYGNVAVDPRQNELTITLKGIFNNSVTITNNTTGEVYQFNGSLSSSDELKISGIRSLKNGSSVFKLTNKKLLSLAVGDNNFSISGGTVHSIVFNFRFLYM, encoded by the coding sequence ATGAAAATGATTTTAAAAGATGGCCGTGAATTATTGATGAGCGACTACAGTTTAAAATTATTAAAATATTACATTCCTTCTGTATCAATAGAGCATCAATCATCTGAAGTTGATGGTAGTGATGGAGCCATCTTTACGAGCACACGTTTTAGTGGACGAACGATCACTGCGAAATTTATGTACAAAGCATTTGATTATCATGATTTTAAATTGTTTATTGCTGATATTAATATGCTGTTTGCTCGAAAGGAATATTTTTATATTATTTTTGATGCTGAGCCAGGGAAGCGCTGGAAGGTACGTCTGGCAAACAGCTATCAACCAAATGAGCTCCTACGAAAAGTAGGAGAGCTAGAAATACAATTTATTTGTGAAAATATTTATGCTGAATCTGTTCCTACAACTTTAGATTTAAAGGAATGGGACATTGATAAATGGGCATGGGGCATGGGTCTTGATTGGGATGAAGATATAGCCTACTCATTTAACACTAACCATTTCACAATTAAAAATTACGGAAATGTTGCTGTTGATCCACGCCAAAATGAGCTTACTATTACTTTAAAAGGAATTTTCAATAATAGCGTTACTATTACAAATAACACTACAGGAGAAGTGTATCAATTTAATGGTTCTTTATCTTCTTCTGATGAATTAAAAATAAGCGGTATTCGTTCGTTGAAAAACGGTAGTTCTGTTTTTAAACTTACAAATAAAAAACTCCTCTCACTAGCAGTTGGAGATAATAATTTTTCAATCTCAGGCGGTACTGTTCACAGTATCGTTTTTAATTTCAGATTTTTATATATGTAA
- a CDS encoding phage tail tape measure protein encodes MLEIGAVEFSLDTSNFNGSIEQCIRQLTAMGTELQALQARGNDYENSMEGISKKQDILKRSVEASSLKLTEQRNKYDELIASESANTEAIEKQAIAVNEALVEYNRLNTQLKEVDNQLNVQSSSWNKFQEIGGKVKSVGESMSTITAPIQAFGAYALKAAVDFESAFVGVRQTVNTSEENFKKLEDGIRNMAKEVPVSATEIAGVVKSAGQLGIAEEHLLSFTRTVIDMGNSTSMTREQAAKEFADFAKIVGMGQGDFDRLGSSIVELSSNMGVAASDIMTMGMGFAKQATKIGLTEAQIMGLAATMSSLGINAKTGGAAMTSVLQKIQKAVGDGGKSLSGFAKAANMSSSDFKKAFETDAASALDALVKGLAKSSEGGANLKNVLADLGVNGDETDVLLSMAGASDLLTSAVDSSSAAWKENTALSDKAAERYETTESQIAIMKNELLDIGISIGKILIPIVKSFLEKLQPWIEKFSNLSEGTKTLIVVIGGIAAVIGPVLVAFGTLISTVGTIIGAFSGLGSVFAALAGPIGWIVGGIAVLVAGGIALYKNWDVISAKAVEIWEGIANFFSGLWTSITEVASAAWENFTQLLSDLWTSIIDGAIETWEGMVTFFSELWTNITELASIAWEEFTQLLSDLWTSIIDGAIEIWEGMVTFFSELWTNITELASVAWEEFTQLLSDLWTSIMEGAIEIWEGMVTFFSELWTNITELASIAWEEFTQLLSDLWTSIIEGAIDIWGGIVEFFSELWTNITEIASIAWEEFTQLLTDLWTSIIDGAIEIWEGMVTFFSELWTNITELASIAWEEFTQLLSDLWTSIIDGAIEIWEGMVTFFSELWTSITEIASIAWEEFSQLLSDLWTSIVDGAIEIWTSFVESLSEIWSSIVGVATEIWGSISSAIIEIVSTIISGIEVGWNKLKETTEIVFNAVKSFLSDVWVNVKNAIVGTVVSIVDLVVSGWTKFSQMTTNTFNTIKNFLSNVWESIKTTVVNTATQLVTSTIQKFLDIKIAIETKMNEAKKVVTDIWDKILSIFSALDLRKIGKDIIQGLINGIGDMAELVWDKAKSIATTIGDAIKSTLKINSPSRVMIAIGKGVGEGLAIGIEQSSEGVSKAAEKLAEAAIPNFTQRLSISKEAIEKAQQIVSNVIKANAAEIEALQKEAENKRAEISQQASEKITAIKNNASKKHVALTEDQVAQIKKIEEQSLKDREAITKQYADKIAKVESSSADVKFKALKEYVEAQKSAGEMSAKQEAEFWRYSATAFKEGTKEKTNALKEYKKAYSEMIKEQFEKEKEYIEKRKKYNSLSLAEELKIYEHYIGQYEAGTDERIYYEDKFYNTKKEISEKIKTINNDYLKQTQDVNKKLLDEEKKLNDDYNKAFESRFKSIKGYFGLFDEVKVADPVDSSGLTQNLSEQVNALSQWRIELSQLEIRGLSSAIIDELEAMGPSVLAQLEALNRMTDGELKQYQELYEKKLLIARESAIKELEPLQAETKAKIEALRKTANSELNTLNSEWQEKIKEVVLGTEEALGSMNEIGKNAIQDLIDGMMGMQSALQETANNLIRNVSETLSNVLNLSPTSSLLQKIGDSLVDGFDSIMNKATNVSKRLANSVVHESSSLLPIQKSKNKTATQNSGPSTIVVQSILDGQVVGESVVDVVSGKQYSNASIHALTRGLSGI; translated from the coding sequence ATGCTGGAAATTGGTGCTGTTGAATTTAGTCTAGATACTTCTAATTTTAATGGATCCATTGAACAATGTATACGGCAATTGACAGCAATGGGAACAGAGTTGCAGGCATTACAAGCACGTGGTAATGACTACGAAAATTCTATGGAAGGTATATCAAAAAAACAAGATATACTTAAACGTTCAGTTGAAGCTTCGTCTCTTAAACTGACAGAGCAACGTAATAAATATGATGAATTAATAGCCTCTGAGTCAGCAAATACAGAAGCGATTGAAAAACAGGCAATCGCTGTTAATGAGGCACTTGTTGAATACAATCGATTAAACACACAATTAAAAGAAGTAGATAATCAATTAAATGTACAGTCATCTAGTTGGAATAAATTTCAGGAAATTGGCGGGAAAGTAAAATCCGTTGGTGAAAGCATGTCCACTATTACAGCTCCTATTCAAGCTTTTGGTGCTTATGCCCTTAAAGCTGCAGTAGATTTTGAAAGTGCTTTTGTTGGTGTGCGTCAAACAGTAAATACGAGCGAAGAAAATTTTAAAAAGCTTGAAGATGGTATACGTAATATGGCTAAAGAGGTTCCAGTTAGTGCTACTGAAATTGCCGGGGTTGTTAAATCGGCTGGGCAGTTAGGAATTGCTGAAGAGCATCTTTTATCTTTCACTCGTACTGTTATTGATATGGGAAATTCCACGAGTATGACCCGTGAACAGGCAGCGAAGGAATTTGCCGATTTTGCAAAAATTGTTGGGATGGGGCAAGGCGATTTTGACAGACTTGGCTCTTCTATTGTTGAACTAAGTAGCAATATGGGGGTTGCTGCATCTGATATTATGACGATGGGGATGGGATTTGCCAAGCAAGCTACTAAAATTGGTTTAACAGAGGCGCAAATCATGGGACTAGCTGCTACTATGTCTAGTCTAGGGATTAACGCTAAAACCGGGGGAGCGGCTATGACTTCGGTCCTCCAAAAGATCCAAAAAGCAGTAGGAGATGGTGGTAAAAGCTTATCTGGATTTGCTAAAGCGGCGAACATGTCTAGTTCAGATTTTAAAAAGGCCTTTGAAACAGATGCTGCCTCTGCATTAGATGCATTAGTAAAGGGGTTAGCTAAATCATCAGAAGGTGGAGCTAACCTAAAAAACGTGTTAGCAGATTTAGGAGTTAATGGTGACGAAACGGATGTACTTTTAAGCATGGCAGGTGCTTCAGATTTACTTACATCAGCTGTTGATTCATCTTCCGCTGCATGGAAGGAAAATACCGCTTTATCAGATAAAGCAGCTGAACGTTATGAAACTACAGAATCTCAAATAGCCATAATGAAAAATGAGCTATTAGATATTGGCATAAGTATCGGTAAAATTTTAATACCGATAGTTAAGAGCTTTTTAGAAAAGCTTCAGCCATGGATTGAAAAGTTTTCTAATCTTAGTGAAGGTACAAAAACATTAATTGTTGTTATAGGAGGGATTGCGGCAGTAATTGGGCCAGTTCTTGTAGCATTTGGAACATTAATCTCAACTGTTGGTACAATCATAGGGGCGTTTAGTGGCTTAGGGTCTGTTTTTGCAGCATTAGCTGGACCAATAGGATGGATTGTAGGTGGTATTGCAGTACTTGTAGCTGGTGGAATAGCACTATATAAAAATTGGGATGTAATAAGTGCAAAAGCGGTTGAAATATGGGAAGGCATAGCAAACTTTTTCTCTGGATTATGGACAAGTATCACAGAAGTGGCTTCAGCCGCATGGGAAAATTTTACCCAATTACTCTCGGATTTATGGACGTCAATTATAGACGGAGCTATAGAAACATGGGAAGGTATGGTAACCTTCTTCTCTGAACTGTGGACAAATATAACAGAATTGGCCTCTATCGCATGGGAAGAGTTTACTCAATTACTTTCAGATTTATGGACATCAATTATAGACGGAGCTATAGAAATATGGGAAGGTATGGTAACCTTCTTCTCTGAACTGTGGACAAATATCACGGAATTGGCTTCTGTCGCATGGGAAGAGTTTACTCAATTACTTTCAGATTTATGGACGTCAATAATGGAGGGAGCTATAGAAATATGGGAAGGTATGGTAACCTTCTTCTCTGAACTGTGGACAAATATCACGGAATTAGCTTCTATCGCATGGGAAGAGTTTACTCAATTACTCTCAGATTTATGGACATCAATAATAGAGGGAGCTATAGATATATGGGGAGGCATAGTAGAGTTCTTCTCCGAATTGTGGACAAATATCACAGAAATAGCCTCTATCGCATGGGAAGAGTTCACGCAGTTACTCACAGATTTATGGACGTCAATAATAGACGGAGCAATAGAAATATGGGAAGGCATGGTAACCTTCTTCTCGGAACTGTGGACAAATATCACAGAATTAGCTTCTATCGCATGGGAAGAGTTTACGCAGTTACTCTCAGACTTATGGACGTCAATAATAGACGGAGCAATAGAAATATGGGAAGGCATGGTAACCTTCTTCTCAGAATTGTGGACAAGTATTACAGAAATAGCTTCTATTGCATGGGAAGAGTTTAGCCAACTACTCTCAGACTTATGGACGTCAATTGTAGACGGAGCGATAGAAATATGGACTAGTTTTGTAGAAAGCCTATCAGAAATCTGGTCATCAATAGTTGGAGTAGCTACCGAAATATGGGGTTCTATTTCTTCTGCGATTATCGAGATTGTTTCAACTATTATTAGTGGGATAGAAGTTGGATGGAATAAATTAAAAGAGACTACTGAAATTGTATTTAATGCTGTCAAGTCATTTTTGAGTGATGTATGGGTAAATGTGAAAAATGCGATTGTAGGAACGGTAGTAAGTATCGTTGATTTAGTCGTATCAGGATGGACAAAGTTCAGTCAGATGACAACAAATACATTTAATACGATAAAAAACTTTTTGAGTAATGTATGGGAATCTATCAAAACTACGGTAGTAAATACAGCAACACAATTAGTAACAAGCACTATCCAAAAATTTCTCGATATTAAAATAGCAATAGAAACAAAGATGAATGAGGCTAAAAAAGTTGTTACTGATATTTGGGATAAAATACTTAGTATTTTCAGTGCCCTTGATTTGCGTAAAATCGGTAAAGATATCATCCAAGGTCTAATTAATGGTATTGGTGATATGGCAGAGCTTGTATGGGATAAAGCGAAGTCTATTGCAACAACTATAGGAGATGCAATAAAGAGTACATTGAAAATCAATTCTCCTTCTCGTGTCATGATTGCAATCGGTAAAGGCGTTGGCGAAGGGTTAGCCATTGGGATTGAACAAAGCAGTGAAGGAGTTAGCAAAGCTGCTGAGAAATTGGCAGAGGCTGCAATTCCAAATTTCACCCAGCGTTTATCAATTTCTAAAGAGGCCATCGAAAAAGCCCAGCAAATCGTAAGCAATGTAATAAAAGCCAATGCAGCTGAAATTGAGGCCTTACAGAAAGAAGCCGAGAATAAGAGAGCTGAGATTTCTCAACAGGCTTCAGAAAAAATTACAGCAATCAAAAACAATGCATCGAAAAAACATGTAGCTCTTACAGAAGATCAGGTAGCCCAAATCAAGAAGATAGAAGAACAATCCTTAAAAGACCGCGAAGCGATTACAAAACAATATGCAGATAAAATTGCAAAAGTCGAATCTAGTTCTGCAGATGTAAAATTCAAAGCCTTAAAAGAATATGTTGAAGCTCAAAAATCTGCCGGAGAAATGTCAGCAAAACAAGAAGCTGAATTTTGGCGATATAGTGCAACAGCGTTTAAAGAAGGTACGAAAGAAAAGACAAATGCATTAAAAGAGTACAAAAAAGCGTATTCTGAAATGATTAAAGAACAATTCGAAAAAGAGAAGGAATACATTGAAAAACGTAAAAAGTACAATTCACTCTCTCTTGCAGAGGAATTGAAAATTTATGAACACTATATAGGACAATATGAAGCCGGTACAGACGAACGCATTTATTATGAAGATAAATTTTATAATACTAAAAAAGAAATAAGCGAAAAAATTAAAACAATTAACAATGATTATCTAAAGCAGACGCAGGATGTTAATAAAAAATTACTGGATGAAGAGAAAAAACTTAACGATGATTACAATAAGGCTTTTGAAAGTCGTTTTAAAAGTATAAAAGGTTACTTTGGATTATTTGATGAAGTAAAAGTAGCCGATCCTGTTGATTCTTCCGGCTTAACGCAAAATTTAAGTGAGCAAGTGAATGCCTTATCTCAATGGCGAATTGAGTTATCTCAACTTGAAATTCGTGGGTTATCAAGTGCAATTATCGATGAACTCGAGGCAATGGGCCCAAGTGTCCTTGCACAGCTAGAAGCCTTAAATCGAATGACAGATGGAGAATTAAAGCAATATCAAGAATTGTATGAGAAAAAGCTACTAATTGCACGTGAATCAGCGATAAAGGAGCTAGAGCCATTACAAGCAGAAACGAAAGCCAAAATTGAGGCTTTACGTAAAACAGCGAATTCGGAATTGAACACACTGAATAGCGAATGGCAAGAGAAAATCAAGGAAGTCGTTCTGGGAACAGAAGAAGCTTTAGGCTCTATGAATGAAATTGGGAAAAATGCTATTCAAGATTTAATTGATGGCATGATGGGAATGCAATCAGCATTACAGGAAACAGCAAATAATCTTATCAGAAATGTTTCAGAGACATTAAGTAATGTGCTAAATCTAAGTCCAACATCTTCTCTATTGCAAAAGATTGGTGATAGTTTAGTTGATGGGTTTGACTCTATTATGAATAAAGCTACAAATGTTAGTAAACGACTAGCGAATAGTGTTGTCCATGAGTCTTCTTCTTTATTGCCGATACAAAAATCAAAAAATAAAACTGCTACACAAAACTCAGGGCCTTCTACTATTGTTGTTCAATCTATATTAGATGGACAAGTTGTAGGTGAATCTGTTGTAGATGTTGTTAGTGGTAAACAATATAGCAATGCAAGCATCCATGCATTGACAAGGGGGTTAAGTGGTATATGA
- a CDS encoding major tail protein, whose translation MTTVNEKPQKISLKRIHYALMTNEQTETWGEVKTLTMPISMTLTPNFSEAHLDAGDRVVDQEAQLDSITIAGETADLPTDVLVDWYGYKKSAEGGIITNANDTPNSIAIGFESGSKLVWLLKAKLKPGEETNTTRKKGETSYKVYPFGGEALPLIDGVIKHTVDTRDAGVTVSAETFFKAVAKPSETVETP comes from the coding sequence ATGACAACAGTAAATGAGAAACCACAAAAAATTAGCTTAAAACGTATTCACTATGCACTAATGACAAATGAACAAACAGAGACATGGGGTGAAGTGAAAACTTTAACAATGCCTATTTCTATGACACTTACACCAAACTTCTCAGAAGCGCATTTAGATGCTGGTGACCGTGTAGTAGATCAGGAAGCACAGTTGGATTCTATCACAATTGCTGGTGAAACAGCAGATTTACCAACAGACGTGCTAGTAGATTGGTATGGATACAAGAAATCTGCAGAAGGCGGTATTATTACAAACGCAAATGATACACCAAACTCAATTGCAATTGGTTTTGAATCAGGTTCTAAGTTGGTTTGGCTATTAAAAGCAAAATTAAAGCCAGGTGAAGAAACAAATACAACACGTAAAAAAGGAGAGACAAGTTATAAAGTATATCCATTCGGCGGTGAAGCATTACCACTAATTGACGGTGTTATCAAACATACGGTAGATACACGAGATGCAGGAGTAACAGTGAGTGCAGAAACATTCTTTAAAGCTGTTGCAAAACCAAGTGAAACAGTTGAAACACCATAA